A stretch of Anaeromyxobacter dehalogenans 2CP-1 DNA encodes these proteins:
- a CDS encoding endonuclease/exonuclease/phosphatase family protein, translated as MRRSARTRPAAVLAALALAPGCAPPPLDAAPPGTAGERVRIVSWNVHDLFDDVDRLEPPGALDTVATADEVEAKLARVTAVLARLDADLVLLQEVETAALAGALAARAGYAEARLVEGNDPRGIDVAVLSRLPLRAYVSHRDERDASGRPLFPRDCVEAHAALPDGGTLALVGSHLSSALSDDGTRRAEQAARLREVADGLLRAGARVVAGGDLNDEAGSTALAPLLGDGGWIDPAAALPPEARWTWSGGAARAALDHLAIPRADAGSVVQAAIAGGPDVQAASDHRPVVLDLWLQ; from the coding sequence ATGCGCCGATCCGCCCGCACGCGTCCCGCCGCCGTCCTCGCCGCGCTCGCCCTCGCGCCGGGCTGCGCGCCGCCCCCGCTCGACGCTGCGCCGCCGGGGACGGCGGGCGAGCGGGTCCGGATCGTCAGCTGGAACGTCCACGACCTGTTCGACGATGTCGATCGGCTCGAGCCGCCCGGCGCGCTCGACACCGTCGCGACCGCGGACGAGGTCGAGGCGAAGCTGGCGCGGGTCACGGCGGTGCTGGCGCGGCTGGACGCCGACCTGGTGCTGCTCCAGGAGGTCGAGACCGCCGCGCTGGCCGGGGCGCTGGCGGCGCGGGCGGGGTACGCGGAGGCGCGGCTGGTGGAGGGGAACGATCCGCGCGGCATCGACGTCGCGGTCCTCTCGCGGCTGCCGCTGCGCGCCTACGTCAGCCACCGGGACGAGCGGGACGCCTCGGGCCGGCCGCTGTTCCCGCGCGACTGCGTGGAGGCGCACGCGGCGCTCCCGGACGGCGGGACGCTGGCGCTGGTGGGCAGCCACCTCAGCTCGGCGCTCTCCGACGACGGGACGCGCCGCGCGGAGCAGGCGGCCCGCCTGCGCGAGGTCGCGGACGGGCTGCTCCGCGCCGGCGCGCGGGTGGTCGCGGGCGGCGACCTGAACGACGAGGCCGGGTCGACCGCGCTCGCCCCGCTGCTCGGCGACGGCGGCTGGATCGATCCGGCCGCGGCGTTGCCGCCGGAGGCGCGGTGGACCTGGTCCGGCGGAGCGGCCCGCGCCGCGCTCGATCACCTGGCCATCCCGCGGGCGGACGCAGGCTCGGTGGTACAGGCGGCGATCGCGGGAGGGCCGGACGTGCAGGCGGCCTCGGATCACCGGCCGGTGGTGCTGGACCTGTGGCTGCAGTAG